Proteins encoded within one genomic window of Legionella sp. PC997:
- the vpdC gene encoding Dot/Icm T4SS effector VpdC yields MTPQHVISQLLESDAHPYAQNLDLLKKIIMTAYLGRLEINGSLPDNKIAFGNYLFDNEQTMFDFTRVSDEKRSLFNQWLLDPHQKEKTKAILSGVTVNEYRGFTAEVALTWWGRIVSWFQGQFLEHWKISDLDLSLKNISNYQLTGIQMCHGHHGILVGFNQFLVPGTGTKYKDPNDSQQEPLGNTKRLFITDKLVDQLISLNIKNINFESICKSPHPHSIEVSDPQERLDKMHDYRKMQRYMSLKPWYVRIWSWLFPWINEEKVKSKSIKEKQVVPLYQTKKIEIFRFLKSHEILVRERKPNIENIVLCGGGAKIFAHIGVWKALNEAKIYPEKFAGSSAGAIMALMCYLGYIAEEIEALFKHFKHEHLVHFDININGISEAHSLKTALDYAVAYKLDQIVSKYQIPYPQGPITFATLEEIRQKCPGCGIGKELVVTATNKSQGKTRYFSYLRSPNFEVSEAVKTSASFPIVYRATLIDGEEHSDGGILNNLPTNVFFDDHSTLLESEYGNNLKVLAVKFDDGPERKAIDRVMDRVYRENVVLNWIYRLLTGVSDPASGWEKDRLKLRKYACQSIVINVDNVSTSSFTVGEETRKQMIDSGYQETNNYLNMRYHKNDAEEYENEEFMYTTFSSLGELLSYCCYRGDQHWFEVVFRLIEESSAPNQSELMQQAQELRRLYFTTATSSPKTPKQDDSPLTFFGNEIPNALSSSTRKDHHKILLAIYPVFLKLSQDLIKDSADKKIFDYARHVFSLKAPFECLTHFAKIRNETHVIFHIAINLLKQLKKNPCEKVYEEMSRLLALLNSNKNLYKEEYFSRWDLSFSQCSRILDLMGKNSEVNPRMLRSLSRKYEPMQTVKSGIYYEDDYGDLESDEGFSFSM; encoded by the coding sequence ATGACACCACAACACGTAATAAGTCAGCTGCTTGAATCTGACGCACACCCATATGCTCAAAATCTTGATTTATTGAAAAAAATTATTATGACGGCCTATTTAGGACGTTTAGAAATTAATGGTTCCCTCCCCGATAATAAAATCGCTTTTGGTAATTATCTATTTGATAACGAACAAACAATGTTCGATTTTACTCGCGTAAGTGATGAGAAAAGATCATTGTTTAACCAATGGCTGTTGGATCCCCACCAAAAGGAAAAAACTAAAGCAATTTTATCGGGCGTAACAGTAAATGAGTATCGCGGTTTCACAGCAGAGGTTGCTTTAACCTGGTGGGGTAGAATAGTAAGCTGGTTTCAAGGGCAATTTTTAGAGCATTGGAAAATAAGTGATTTAGATTTATCACTGAAAAATATATCAAATTATCAATTAACTGGTATTCAAATGTGCCATGGTCATCATGGGATATTAGTAGGCTTTAATCAATTTTTAGTTCCTGGGACGGGAACAAAATATAAAGATCCTAATGACTCACAGCAAGAACCTCTAGGAAATACGAAACGACTTTTTATTACCGATAAATTAGTCGATCAGCTAATTTCGCTTAATATAAAAAATATTAACTTTGAATCCATATGTAAAAGCCCTCATCCTCATTCTATCGAAGTGTCCGATCCACAAGAACGTCTAGATAAAATGCATGATTATCGAAAGATGCAGCGATATATGTCATTAAAGCCTTGGTACGTACGCATTTGGAGTTGGTTATTTCCTTGGATAAACGAGGAAAAAGTTAAAAGCAAATCGATTAAAGAAAAACAGGTAGTACCTCTATATCAAACCAAAAAAATCGAGATATTTAGGTTTTTAAAATCACATGAGATTCTTGTAAGAGAAAGAAAGCCTAATATTGAAAATATAGTTCTTTGTGGTGGTGGCGCCAAAATTTTTGCTCATATTGGTGTCTGGAAAGCACTAAATGAAGCCAAAATATATCCTGAAAAATTTGCAGGCAGCTCCGCAGGAGCCATTATGGCCTTAATGTGTTATTTAGGTTATATAGCGGAAGAAATTGAAGCATTATTTAAACATTTTAAACATGAGCATTTAGTCCATTTTGATATAAATATCAATGGAATTTCTGAGGCTCATTCCCTAAAGACCGCTCTTGATTATGCGGTTGCTTATAAATTAGATCAAATTGTTTCCAAATACCAAATTCCATATCCCCAAGGTCCAATCACATTTGCAACCTTAGAAGAAATTCGGCAGAAATGCCCTGGGTGTGGAATTGGTAAGGAATTAGTAGTTACAGCAACAAATAAAAGCCAAGGAAAAACTCGATATTTCTCTTACTTACGCTCACCTAATTTTGAAGTGAGTGAGGCAGTAAAAACATCCGCAAGTTTTCCTATAGTTTATAGAGCAACACTCATTGACGGAGAGGAACATAGTGATGGTGGAATATTAAATAATTTACCAACCAATGTGTTTTTCGATGATCATTCCACACTACTTGAATCGGAGTATGGTAATAACTTAAAAGTATTAGCCGTTAAGTTTGATGATGGTCCAGAGAGAAAGGCGATCGATCGTGTGATGGATAGAGTTTATAGAGAGAATGTAGTCTTAAATTGGATTTATAGATTATTAACTGGTGTTAGTGATCCAGCCAGCGGGTGGGAAAAAGATCGTTTGAAATTGAGAAAATATGCATGTCAATCCATTGTAATCAATGTTGATAATGTATCTACCTCATCATTTACCGTTGGAGAAGAAACTAGAAAGCAAATGATTGATTCTGGTTATCAAGAGACAAACAACTATTTGAACATGCGATATCACAAAAATGATGCCGAGGAATATGAAAATGAAGAGTTTATGTATACTACCTTTAGTTCCCTGGGTGAATTACTTTCCTATTGTTGTTATCGCGGTGATCAGCATTGGTTTGAAGTAGTATTCCGACTAATTGAAGAATCTAGCGCTCCTAATCAAAGTGAGTTAATGCAACAAGCACAGGAGTTGCGTAGACTTTATTTTACTACCGCAACTTCATCACCTAAAACTCCCAAGCAAGATGATAGTCCATTGACTTTTTTTGGTAATGAAATACCCAATGCCTTATCATCGTCAACTAGAAAAGACCATCATAAGATATTACTTGCGATATATCCTGTTTTTTTAAAACTATCACAAGATTTAATAAAGGACAGCGCCGATAAAAAGATTTTTGATTATGCACGCCATGTTTTTTCATTAAAAGCACCGTTTGAGTGTTTAACTCATTTTGCAAAAATTCGTAATGAAACGCATGTAATTTTTCATATCGCAATAAATTTATTAAAACAATTGAAGAAAAATCCTTGTGAGAAAGTTTATGAAGAGATGAGTCGACTGCTTGCTTTACTTAATAGTAATAAAAATTTATATAAAGAAGAGTATTTCTCACGTTGGGATTTATCCTTTTCTCAATGTTCACGCATACTCGATTTAATGGGCAAAAATTCTGAAGTTAATCCTCGAATGCTCCGTTCATTGAGCAGAAAATATGAGCCTATGCAAACGGTGAAATCGGGCATTTATTATGAAGATGATTATGGAGATTTAGAGTCTGATGAAGGATTTTCATTTAGTATGTAA
- a CDS encoding LapA family protein: protein MRILMLVIYILLIIIGVSFAALNATSVDVNLYFKTITIPISVLMTIMLGIGIVVGFILFIGRYWRLKAECHKIKNQLKLTEKEIKNLRSIPLQDQH from the coding sequence ATGCGCATATTAATGCTAGTTATTTATATACTTCTTATCATTATTGGCGTTAGTTTTGCTGCTCTAAATGCAACTTCAGTGGATGTTAATTTATATTTTAAAACAATAACAATCCCTATATCTGTTCTCATGACAATCATGTTGGGTATTGGTATTGTAGTAGGCTTTATACTTTTTATTGGAAGATATTGGCGTTTAAAAGCTGAATGCCACAAAATTAAAAACCAATTAAAATTAACTGAAAAAGAAATTAAAAACTTACGATCAATTCCATTGCAAGATCAACATTAA
- the aroA gene encoding 3-phosphoshikimate 1-carboxyvinyltransferase — protein MRVLNFVSKPVRSIKGEITVPGDKSISHRSIIFGSLAKGTTIINGFLDGVDCMATLKAFQAMGVTIEGPDEQQVVIYGVGKHGLKKPDHVIDCGNSGTSIRLLAGLLAAQSFDSQLTGDESLLKRPMMRVSTPLTQMGADITTVDGKPPITIKGGKKLKGIHYIMPEASAQVKSCILLAGLYAEGETRITEAGVSRDHTELMLKNFSYPVHRCGNTLMVNSKSECVGTEIDIPGDISSAAFFIVAATIIPDSDILIRNVGINPTRTGILHILLEMGANITLLNQRQLGEELVADLRVQYAPLKGINIDPKMVPLAIDEFPVIFIAAACAQGQTTLHGASELRFKESDRIAAMVEGLNELGIHANALDDGVLIEGGTLQGGTVESRDDHRIAMSFAIAGAVAKEPVTIRNCVNVATSFPLFVQTAKELQLQIEESVNNVQ, from the coding sequence GTGAGAGTACTTAATTTTGTTAGTAAACCTGTTAGGTCAATTAAAGGTGAGATCACTGTACCTGGTGATAAATCGATTTCACATCGTTCAATTATTTTTGGCTCTTTAGCTAAGGGAACAACAATCATCAATGGGTTTCTTGATGGTGTTGATTGCATGGCAACCCTAAAAGCTTTCCAAGCAATGGGAGTTACAATAGAAGGCCCTGATGAACAACAAGTCGTAATCTATGGAGTGGGCAAGCATGGATTGAAAAAACCAGATCACGTTATTGATTGTGGAAATTCTGGAACCAGCATTCGTCTGCTCGCAGGATTATTAGCTGCTCAATCTTTTGATAGTCAATTAACAGGGGATGAGAGCTTATTAAAAAGACCGATGATGAGGGTGAGTACACCATTAACACAAATGGGTGCCGATATTACTACCGTAGATGGAAAACCTCCTATAACAATTAAAGGAGGCAAAAAACTGAAAGGAATTCACTATATAATGCCTGAAGCAAGTGCCCAGGTTAAATCATGCATTCTATTGGCTGGCCTTTATGCTGAAGGAGAGACACGAATCACAGAAGCAGGGGTGAGCCGTGACCATACAGAACTTATGCTAAAAAACTTTTCTTATCCTGTTCACCGCTGTGGTAATACTTTAATGGTTAACTCCAAGAGCGAATGCGTGGGTACTGAGATAGATATTCCTGGAGATATTTCATCCGCAGCATTCTTTATTGTGGCAGCTACTATTATTCCTGACTCCGATATTCTCATTCGAAATGTAGGTATTAATCCAACCCGTACTGGAATACTGCATATTTTATTGGAAATGGGGGCTAATATTACCCTTTTAAATCAGCGACAACTTGGAGAAGAATTGGTGGCTGATTTACGCGTTCAGTATGCACCATTGAAAGGAATTAATATTGATCCAAAAATGGTACCCCTTGCAATAGACGAGTTCCCTGTTATTTTTATCGCCGCTGCTTGTGCGCAAGGACAAACTACGCTGCATGGTGCAAGTGAGCTACGCTTTAAAGAAAGTGATCGGATTGCTGCAATGGTTGAGGGTCTAAATGAATTAGGTATTCATGCAAATGCATTAGACGATGGCGTGCTAATCGAGGGAGGGACCTTACAAGGAGGTACTGTTGAAAGCAGAGACGATCATCGTATTGCTATGTCATTTGCAATTGCTGGGGCTGTAGCTAAAGAACCTGTTACTATTAGAAATTGTGTCAATGTAGCTACCTCATTTCCTTTGTTTGTGCAAACGGCAAAGGAGCTTCAATTACAAATAGAGGAATCTGTTAATAATGTACAATGA
- a CDS encoding DegT/DnrJ/EryC1/StrS aminotransferase family protein, translating to MQFIDLKKQYSIIENEILASIKNVLDHGQYIMGPEIAQLERQLADFIGVKHAIVNSSGTDALLMALMALEIQPGDEIITTPFSFFATAEVISLCQAKPVFIDIDPLTYNMDPNKLEAAITRKTKAIMPVGLYGQCADHDEINAIAAHHGIPVIEDAAQSFGATYKGKYSCALSTIGCTSFFPSKPLGGYGDSGACFTNDDNLAQKLLEIRIHGQNARYCHNRIGINGRMDTIQAAVLIEKLKLFPDEIIMRQRVAKAYDQILSPLVKTPFVHSYNTSVYAQYTIEVSNRDSFQKAMQESGIPTAVHYPVPLHQQAAMAYLGYKMGDFPHAEYASSRVISLPMHPYLQEAEQIKIANAVKSALKVHHEEAVV from the coding sequence ATGCAATTTATCGATTTAAAAAAACAATATTCAATAATAGAAAACGAAATTTTAGCAAGTATTAAAAACGTTTTAGATCATGGTCAATATATTATGGGGCCTGAAATTGCACAACTTGAACGGCAATTAGCTGATTTTATAGGAGTTAAACATGCAATTGTCAACTCAAGTGGAACAGATGCATTATTAATGGCATTGATGGCCTTGGAAATTCAGCCGGGAGATGAAATTATTACCACTCCTTTTAGTTTTTTCGCTACTGCTGAGGTGATCAGTCTTTGTCAAGCTAAGCCTGTTTTCATAGATATTGATCCACTTACGTATAATATGGACCCTAACAAGCTTGAGGCAGCAATTACCAGAAAAACTAAGGCAATAATGCCCGTCGGATTATATGGTCAATGTGCTGATCATGACGAGATTAATGCTATTGCAGCTCATCACGGTATCCCAGTAATTGAGGATGCAGCACAAAGTTTTGGCGCAACTTATAAAGGTAAATATTCCTGTGCTTTATCAACGATTGGATGTACCAGTTTCTTTCCATCTAAACCTTTAGGTGGATATGGAGATTCGGGAGCTTGTTTCACAAATGATGATAATTTAGCCCAAAAACTCCTTGAAATAAGAATTCATGGTCAAAATGCGCGTTATTGCCATAACCGTATAGGAATTAATGGAAGAATGGATACGATTCAGGCAGCTGTTTTAATTGAAAAATTGAAACTGTTCCCCGATGAAATTATTATGCGCCAAAGAGTCGCCAAAGCGTATGATCAGATTCTGTCACCCCTTGTAAAAACGCCCTTTGTTCATAGTTATAATACAAGTGTTTATGCACAATATACCATTGAAGTAAGTAATCGAGATTCGTTCCAAAAGGCAATGCAAGAATCAGGAATTCCAACTGCAGTGCATTATCCTGTACCCCTACATCAACAAGCTGCCATGGCATATTTGGGTTATAAAATGGGAGATTTTCCTCATGCTGAATATGCAAGCAGTCGTGTTATTAGTTTACCCATGCATCCTTATTTGCAGGAAGCAGAGCAAATAAAAATTGCTAACGCTGTAAAAAGTGCACTAAAAGTACATCATGAAGAGGCTGTAGTATAA
- the cmk gene encoding (d)CMP kinase has product MYNDAVPVITLDGPSGTGKGTLCQLLAKHLKWNMLDSGAIYRVLAYAARKNEIDFHDVDKLTTLARSLNLRFESSADYGSQAILDERNISSEIRSEQCGQDASQIAAIQEVRHALLERQRNFAQYPGLVTDGRDMGTVVFPDAILKIFLYANEEERANRRYLQLKEQGINVSLAQVVEELAKRDVRDTARAHAPLKPADDAVQIDTTRLSIVQVFNIVLKLINERLYRA; this is encoded by the coding sequence ATGTACAATGATGCAGTACCTGTTATAACCCTAGATGGACCAAGCGGCACTGGAAAGGGCACTTTATGTCAATTACTTGCGAAACATCTTAAATGGAATATGCTTGATAGTGGTGCTATTTATCGTGTTCTTGCTTATGCCGCTAGGAAGAATGAAATTGATTTTCATGATGTAGATAAATTAACTACACTTGCGCGTTCACTAAATTTACGTTTTGAATCTTCTGCTGATTATGGGTCGCAAGCTATTTTAGATGAAAGAAACATCAGTTCGGAAATTCGAAGTGAGCAATGCGGACAAGATGCATCTCAAATTGCTGCGATTCAAGAAGTTAGACATGCATTACTCGAGCGACAGCGTAATTTTGCTCAATATCCAGGACTCGTTACTGATGGTCGAGATATGGGCACCGTAGTCTTTCCTGATGCTATTTTAAAAATATTTTTATATGCTAATGAAGAAGAAAGAGCAAATAGACGTTATTTACAGTTGAAAGAACAGGGAATTAATGTTAGCCTCGCGCAGGTTGTAGAAGAATTGGCTAAGCGTGATGTTAGGGATACTGCTCGTGCGCATGCGCCATTGAAGCCTGCGGATGATGCAGTGCAAATTGATACAACCAGATTATCCATTGTACAAGTGTTTAATATTGTATTAAAATTAATTAATGAGCGTTTGTACCGTGCTTAA
- the rpsA gene encoding 30S ribosomal protein S1: protein MSESFKELFEQSIAGAQFYPGAIINAKVIGIDSDYVILNAGLKSEGIVPKEEFYDKDGALEVSLGDTVEVALDSVEDGYGETLLSREKAKRQEAWRKLSKSHENNETVTGLISGKVKGGFTVEIGTIRAFLPGSLVDVRPVRDPSYLEGKELEFKVIKMDLKRNNIVVSRRAVVEEESSADRQALLESLHEGQELHGIVKNLTDYGAFIDLGGIDGLLHITDISWKRVKHPSEVLSVGQDVKVKVLSFDSERNRVSLGMKQLGNDPWVDLVERYPIGKKLQGKVTNITDYGCFVEIEEGVEGLVHMSEMDWTNKNVHPSKVVSLGDLVDVMVLEIDEERRRISLGMKQCVGNPWQQFAASHNKGQKVSGKIRSITDFGIFIGLDGDIDGLVHLSDISWTVPGEEAVKQFKKGQELEAVILAIDPERERISLGIKQLEGDNFASFVDEYTKGAIVKGTVVAVDPKTVTVALADDITGTIRASELSDERVDDATTLVKEGDEIEAKIINVDRKNRSITLSVKAKDAQDEADAIKKYSRTEGASTTTLGDLLKEKMASKESD, encoded by the coding sequence ATGTCTGAAAGTTTCAAAGAATTGTTTGAGCAAAGTATAGCCGGTGCTCAATTTTACCCTGGTGCCATTATTAATGCTAAAGTTATCGGAATCGATAGCGATTATGTCATTTTAAATGCTGGTCTAAAATCAGAAGGGATTGTACCTAAAGAAGAATTTTATGACAAAGATGGTGCTTTGGAAGTTAGCCTAGGTGATACTGTTGAAGTAGCACTGGATTCTGTTGAAGATGGCTACGGCGAAACGCTCCTTTCAAGAGAAAAAGCAAAACGTCAGGAAGCTTGGCGTAAATTATCTAAATCACACGAAAACAATGAAACAGTAACTGGTCTTATTTCTGGAAAAGTTAAAGGCGGATTTACTGTTGAAATTGGTACTATACGCGCCTTCTTACCTGGTTCATTAGTAGACGTCAGACCTGTAAGAGATCCTTCTTATTTAGAAGGCAAAGAGCTTGAATTCAAAGTTATTAAAATGGATTTAAAGCGCAACAACATCGTTGTATCCCGTCGAGCAGTTGTTGAAGAAGAAAGTAGTGCTGATAGACAAGCATTGCTTGAGTCCTTACATGAGGGACAAGAGCTTCATGGTATTGTTAAAAACCTTACCGATTATGGTGCATTCATTGACTTGGGCGGCATAGATGGCTTGTTGCATATCACTGATATTTCATGGAAACGTGTAAAACATCCAAGTGAAGTGTTATCAGTTGGCCAAGACGTAAAAGTAAAAGTATTGAGCTTTGATAGCGAAAGAAACCGTGTTTCTCTAGGTATGAAACAATTAGGTAACGATCCTTGGGTTGATCTAGTAGAGCGTTATCCAATAGGCAAAAAATTACAAGGTAAAGTAACTAATATTACTGATTATGGTTGCTTTGTTGAAATCGAAGAAGGTGTGGAAGGCTTAGTCCATATGTCTGAGATGGATTGGACCAATAAAAACGTACATCCTAGTAAAGTAGTTTCTCTGGGTGATTTAGTTGATGTGATGGTTCTTGAAATTGATGAAGAACGACGCCGTATTTCTTTAGGCATGAAACAATGTGTGGGTAATCCATGGCAACAATTTGCTGCCTCACACAATAAAGGCCAAAAAGTAAGTGGTAAGATTCGTTCAATTACCGATTTTGGAATATTTATTGGCTTGGATGGAGATATTGACGGTTTGGTACATTTGTCTGATATTTCCTGGACTGTTCCTGGTGAAGAAGCTGTAAAACAGTTCAAGAAAGGCCAAGAGTTGGAAGCAGTTATTCTTGCTATAGATCCTGAGCGTGAGCGTATTTCTTTAGGTATTAAACAACTTGAAGGCGATAACTTCGCAAGTTTTGTTGATGAGTATACTAAAGGAGCCATAGTTAAAGGTACTGTTGTAGCTGTAGATCCTAAGACAGTTACGGTAGCTTTAGCAGATGATATTACTGGTACTATTCGTGCAAGTGAATTGTCTGATGAGCGTGTTGATGATGCGACTACTCTTGTCAAAGAAGGTGATGAGATTGAAGCAAAAATCATAAATGTGGATCGTAAAAACCGCTCAATTACTCTTTCAGTAAAAGCGAAAGATGCTCAAGATGAAGCAGATGCAATCAAGAAATACTCTAGAACCGAAGGCGCTTCAACAACAACCTTAGGTGATTTACTCAAAGAGAAAATGGCAAGTAAAGAGAGTGATTAA
- the serC gene encoding 3-phosphoserine/phosphohydroxythreonine transaminase, producing MTTRVYNFGAGPSMLPETILKEAQEEFLDWNNLGVSVLEVGHRSPEFTALLSSAEQSLRELLFIPSNYHVLFLGGAARTQFAMIPMNLLGPKDEAGYLVTGVWSQMAFSEAQHLKKAYCIASDEQNGYKTIPDPRSWDLKENTTYIYYTPNETVNGVRFPFVPKTKEIPLIADMTSALLSEPIDVKNFDLIFAGAQKNIANAGLTIVIIRDDLLEKIPTPYVPTMLNYKIQAEHHSLYATSPVFNCYLADKMFNWIKAQGGVEEIYRLNCQKAGKLYQYLDNNDFYTTHVDPEVRSIVNVCFSLQNATLEDEFLHLAQLRGLYALKGHRLVGGIRASLYNAMPMAGVDALIEFMSEFAKENS from the coding sequence ATGACAACTCGAGTCTATAATTTTGGTGCGGGTCCTTCAATGCTTCCTGAGACTATTCTTAAGGAAGCACAAGAAGAATTTCTCGATTGGAACAATCTTGGCGTTTCTGTTCTTGAAGTTGGACATCGTAGTCCGGAGTTTACAGCTCTTTTATCCAGTGCAGAACAATCTTTAAGGGAACTACTCTTTATCCCTTCAAATTATCATGTTTTATTTTTGGGGGGAGCTGCCCGTACTCAGTTTGCCATGATTCCAATGAATCTTTTAGGGCCAAAAGATGAGGCAGGTTATCTGGTCACTGGGGTTTGGTCACAGATGGCTTTTTCTGAAGCACAACATTTGAAAAAAGCATATTGTATTGCCAGTGATGAACAAAATGGTTATAAAACCATTCCTGATCCAAGAAGTTGGGACTTAAAAGAAAATACAACCTATATTTATTATACTCCAAATGAAACTGTGAATGGGGTGCGATTCCCTTTTGTTCCAAAAACTAAAGAAATTCCATTAATCGCTGATATGACGTCTGCTTTGCTTAGCGAACCTATAGATGTCAAAAATTTTGATTTAATTTTTGCTGGAGCCCAGAAAAATATCGCAAACGCAGGATTAACCATAGTGATTATTAGGGATGATTTATTAGAAAAAATACCCACACCCTATGTGCCAACCATGTTAAATTATAAAATTCAAGCCGAGCATCATTCGCTTTATGCGACCTCACCCGTATTTAATTGTTATTTAGCGGATAAAATGTTTAATTGGATAAAAGCACAAGGCGGAGTTGAAGAAATATACCGGCTTAATTGTCAAAAGGCAGGTAAATTATATCAATATTTGGACAACAACGATTTTTATACTACTCATGTAGATCCTGAAGTTCGTTCTATAGTTAATGTCTGTTTTTCCCTCCAAAATGCTACATTAGAGGATGAATTCTTACATTTAGCTCAGCTACGCGGTTTATATGCTTTGAAGGGACACCGACTCGTGGGTGGTATTCGTGCGAGTCTTTATAATGCAATGCCTATGGCTGGGGTAGATGCGCTTATAGAGTTCATGTCTGAATTTGCAAAGGAAAATAGTTAG
- the lapB gene encoding lipopolysaccharide assembly protein LapB → MIDLWPLLLPAAAWSGWWMANRSKPKEDPTLYNRLSREYVVGLNYLLNEQPDKAVDVFIKLLEVDSDTVETHLALGSLFRRRGEVDRAIRIHQNLIARPQLSILQRKESLMALGQDYMSAGLFDRAERIFLEVVELGGSKETSSLHGLLAIYQQEKAWEKALDVIKKLEISTGTSFHNQAAHYYCEMANQALKSNAIDKATYCIKQAISVDNESVRASLMNASLEMKEGRYKHAIRSLKRVPQQDADFLTEIIEPLVVCHKELNTMDECVKYLEETLEDNPRASVIFVIAEYLRQQKNMDAAIDFVADNLSKHPSIRGLNQLIYWHLESAHGKVRDKLQMLYDITSKFLDNKPVYRCVHCGFGGKHLHWHCPSCKNWGRMKPVHGLEGY, encoded by the coding sequence ATGATTGATTTATGGCCATTACTATTGCCTGCTGCTGCGTGGTCTGGTTGGTGGATGGCAAATCGTAGTAAACCCAAGGAAGATCCCACTCTATATAATCGCTTATCCCGCGAATATGTTGTTGGACTTAATTATCTTTTAAATGAGCAGCCCGATAAAGCGGTTGATGTTTTTATTAAATTACTAGAAGTTGACAGTGATACGGTAGAAACTCATCTTGCATTAGGAAGTTTATTTAGGCGTAGGGGTGAGGTTGATAGAGCCATACGTATTCATCAAAATTTAATTGCAAGGCCTCAATTAAGTATTCTACAAAGGAAAGAATCATTAATGGCGTTAGGCCAGGATTATATGAGTGCTGGTTTATTCGATCGTGCAGAGCGAATATTTTTAGAAGTTGTTGAACTAGGTGGATCTAAAGAAACAAGTAGCTTGCATGGTTTGTTAGCAATTTATCAGCAAGAAAAAGCTTGGGAAAAGGCTTTAGATGTAATTAAAAAGTTAGAAATTTCAACAGGAACAAGTTTTCATAACCAAGCGGCTCATTATTATTGTGAAATGGCTAATCAGGCATTAAAAAGCAATGCCATTGATAAAGCTACTTATTGTATCAAACAAGCTATAAGCGTTGATAATGAATCAGTTAGAGCCAGTTTAATGAATGCAAGTCTTGAAATGAAAGAGGGACGTTACAAACATGCGATTCGTTCGTTAAAACGTGTTCCTCAGCAAGATGCAGATTTTCTAACAGAAATTATCGAACCTCTAGTTGTTTGCCATAAAGAATTAAATACAATGGATGAGTGTGTCAAATATCTTGAAGAGACTTTAGAGGATAACCCTAGAGCTTCGGTAATTTTTGTAATAGCGGAATATTTAAGACAACAAAAAAATATGGATGCCGCTATAGATTTCGTAGCGGATAACTTGAGCAAACATCCATCCATACGAGGTTTAAATCAGTTAATCTATTGGCATCTTGAGTCTGCCCATGGAAAGGTACGTGACAAATTACAAATGCTTTATGATATAACGAGTAAATTTTTAGACAATAAGCCAGTTTATCGATGCGTTCATTGCGGTTTTGGTGGCAAGCATCTTCATTGGCATTGTCCCAGCTGTAAAAACTGGGGGAGAATGAAACCTGTCCATGGATTGGAAGGATATTAA
- the pyrF gene encoding orotidine-5'-phosphate decarboxylase: MMPKLIVALDFDNEHDALKLVEKLDPKSCALKVGSELFTLLGTSFVKQLIKRNFKVFLDLKFHDIPNTVAKACKAGAELGVWMMNVHASGGMSMMQAARNAIDSYGTNRPILIAVTVLTSFNQNELISIGIDTSVISHVKKLAILTKEAGLDGVVCSAQEVKVIKSSCGDQFITVTPGIRLPNNVSDDQSRIMTPKQAIEEGSDYLVVGRPINQASNPELVVTQILKNIQDN; this comes from the coding sequence ATGATGCCTAAATTAATTGTTGCACTAGATTTTGATAATGAGCATGATGCTTTAAAATTAGTTGAAAAGCTGGATCCTAAAAGTTGCGCTTTAAAAGTTGGAAGCGAACTATTTACACTGCTTGGCACAAGTTTTGTGAAACAATTAATCAAAAGAAACTTTAAAGTTTTTTTAGACTTAAAATTTCATGATATTCCCAATACAGTTGCAAAAGCGTGTAAAGCAGGTGCTGAGCTGGGAGTGTGGATGATGAATGTCCATGCTTCAGGGGGAATGAGTATGATGCAAGCGGCAAGAAATGCTATTGATTCATATGGCACGAATAGACCTATCTTAATTGCAGTAACTGTTTTAACCAGTTTTAATCAAAATGAATTAATTTCAATTGGGATAGACACATCTGTAATTAGTCATGTAAAAAAATTAGCTATTTTGACCAAGGAAGCAGGTTTGGATGGAGTCGTCTGTTCCGCTCAAGAAGTTAAGGTCATAAAAAGTTCTTGTGGGGATCAATTTATAACGGTAACCCCAGGCATCCGATTGCCAAATAACGTAAGTGATGATCAATCTCGAATTATGACACCCAAACAGGCCATTGAAGAAGGGAGTGATTACTTGGTTGTCGGACGTCCAATCAATCAAGCATCAAATCCTGAACTTGTTGTTACTCAAATTTTAAAGAATATTCAAGATAATTAA